In Mauremys reevesii isolate NIE-2019 linkage group 8, ASM1616193v1, whole genome shotgun sequence, a single genomic region encodes these proteins:
- the BSND gene encoding barttin, protein MAEDKTFRYGLIVLGFFLVMIGMFIMSVDKPQVYITFCTLGVLTIAVGITWSMCQCYPKITFVPMETESEKFLSHKPAVSIENEIPEKSCSQTPYTSPEDANAYEKSLPSYEQIQRKAKGSVECLGIQMAPLLGDCELKPRGCPHSFVQAKAEVHRISENNGETYTDPASQVVTAAISSPSERSRSAAPLASFPDDTDLPSSEGSTSGSLFLGGSTNSLRNPLPSQGHTQKPRAELPRYEDFALIDSPLVEGWRPGQEQTPALPQNYPSGAASARQFALVSGPGSKAAESGERQSVGEDDMYYGLKEGPENLLIADDFVFEPET, encoded by the exons ATGGCTGAGGATAAAACTTTCCGCTACGGACTCATAGTGCTGGGCTTCTTCCTGGTGATGATTGGGATGTTCATCATGAGCGTGGACAAGCCCCAGGTCTACATCACCTTTTGCACCCTGGGGGTTTTAACCATAGCAGTGGGGATCACCTGGAGCATGTGTCAGTGCTACCCCAAG atAACGTTTGTCCCCATGGAGACGGAGTCCGAGAAGTTCCTGTCACACAAGCCTGCTGTTTCGATAGAAAATGAAATTCCGGAGAAGAGCTG ctcccagaCTCCCTACACTAGCCCAGAAGACGCTAATGCCTATGAGAAAAGCCTGCCATCTTATGAACAGATCCAGAGGAAAGCAAAGGGCTCTGTGGAATGTCTGGGGATTCAAATGGCCCCGCTCCTAGGTGACTGTGAGCTCAAGCCAAGAGGATGTCCCCATTCCTTTGTACAGGCCAAGGCTGAGGTCCACAGGATCTCAGAGAACAATGGAGAAACGTACACAGATCCAGCATCCCAAGTGGTCACAGCAGCAATCAGCAG CCCATCAGAGAGGTCCCGCAGTGCAGCGCCGCTGGCTTCCTTCCCGGATGACACCGACCTTCCCTCTTCGGAGGGATCCACTTCCGGCAGCCTGTTTCTGGGGGGATCCACCAACTCACTGAGGAATCCACTCCCATCACAGGGGCACACCCAGAAGCCCAGGGCTGAGCTTCCTCGCTATGAAGATTTTGCCCTGATTGATTCACCGCTGGTGGAAGGGTGGCGTCCAGGCCAGGAGCAAACACCGGCCCTACCCCAGAACTACCCATCTGGGGCTGCCTCAGCAAGACAGTTTGCACTGGTCTCAGGTCCTGGTTCAAAGGCAGCAGAGtcaggagagagacagagtgtgggAGAGGACGACATGTATTATGGGTTAAAAGAGGGGCCGGAGAATTTACTGATAGCGGATGATTTTGTCTTTGAGCCGGAGACCTAA